A portion of the Eubacterium maltosivorans genome contains these proteins:
- the fdhD gene encoding formate dehydrogenase accessory sulfurtransferase FdhD, producing MSVKLEEIVRITPKGAKRVFDPMVEEYPVALYLNGKKMISLMSTPQNLKELGVGFFYLKGLIKDIRQVYNVEIKQSGAETGAVVYIDSHERTAKLKDFFELSEESILSRNEEKQACPFKSDFQTVLKRYGLTEKGLFEMMEGFSKKSELFVKTGGVHSIGLYEKGEAVLFYDDVSRYNTYNKLFGGILLKRITPENKMLLTTGRIPSEVMTWIIQNGIRCVLSISAPTNGSVQLARKHGVTLMGFVRGERLNLYA from the coding sequence ATGTCAGTGAAATTGGAAGAAATTGTGAGAATTACACCAAAAGGCGCCAAAAGGGTTTTTGACCCAATGGTTGAGGAGTACCCTGTTGCGTTATACCTTAACGGAAAAAAAATGATCTCATTGATGAGTACCCCACAGAATCTAAAAGAGCTGGGCGTTGGTTTTTTTTATCTGAAAGGTCTTATAAAAGATATCCGGCAGGTATATAATGTAGAAATTAAGCAAAGCGGCGCAGAGACAGGTGCGGTTGTCTATATTGACAGTCATGAGAGGACAGCAAAATTAAAAGATTTTTTTGAATTGTCTGAGGAGAGTATTCTCTCAAGGAATGAAGAAAAACAAGCCTGCCCTTTTAAATCGGATTTTCAAACAGTATTGAAACGATACGGGTTGACAGAGAAAGGCCTTTTTGAAATGATGGAAGGCTTCAGCAAAAAATCGGAGCTTTTTGTAAAAACTGGCGGTGTGCACAGTATAGGGCTCTACGAAAAGGGTGAGGCTGTGCTGTTTTACGATGACGTCAGCCGTTATAATACTTATAACAAGCTGTTTGGCGGTATTTTGCTGAAGCGAATCACTCCTGAAAACAAAATGCTTTTAACAACCGGCAGGATTCCAAGCGAGGTAATGACCTGGATCATCCAAAATGGTATCCGCTGCGTTTTATCCATTTCTGCGCCCACAAACGGAAGCGTTCAGCTGGCCCGAAAACATGGAGTGACATTGATGGGATTTGTAAGAGGAGAGCGTCTGAACTTATACGCGTGA
- a CDS encoding Mbeg1-like protein, with amino-acid sequence MLCHSQLNLLSQITALPLPVHPKDLPLPVSEMVAVHRRHYPKLAGDAAMTSKEWRHSLELIQEDDALMSLQILSQTDEPRNGLYGLCFSSDSPETGIITFRGTVGLGGWIDNYKGAFSAETEQQKNALRFYERCREQFSFSNFDLAGHSKGGNDAQYITILCGEHINQCVSFNSPGFSADFIGKYYLQIQKNRDKITAYEGAYDIVNILLTSIAGKRLVIETGSKTPKNNHKPNHILDALGHIGLPGKRHPLYSSIQNMTVAMTFAIFQAKRTLKRKNKKNPV; translated from the coding sequence ATGCTTTGTCACAGCCAGTTAAATCTGTTAAGCCAGATAACAGCCCTTCCCTTGCCAGTCCATCCCAAGGATCTGCCCCTCCCCGTTTCCGAAATGGTGGCCGTTCACCGCCGTCACTATCCAAAACTGGCCGGTGACGCGGCCATGACCTCTAAAGAATGGCGCCATTCTCTGGAGCTTATTCAGGAGGATGACGCTTTAATGTCGCTTCAGATTCTCAGCCAGACAGATGAACCACGAAATGGGCTTTATGGTCTCTGTTTCAGCTCAGATTCGCCCGAAACAGGCATTATCACCTTTAGGGGGACGGTTGGCCTCGGAGGATGGATCGATAACTATAAAGGCGCTTTTTCCGCGGAAACAGAGCAGCAGAAAAATGCTCTGCGCTTCTATGAACGCTGCAGGGAGCAATTCAGTTTTTCAAATTTTGATTTAGCAGGCCATTCTAAAGGCGGCAATGACGCACAGTATATTACCATTCTATGCGGCGAACACATTAATCAGTGTGTCAGTTTTAACAGCCCTGGTTTTTCAGCTGATTTTATCGGTAAATACTATCTTCAAATCCAGAAAAACAGGGATAAAATCACCGCCTACGAAGGCGCTTATGATATCGTCAATATATTGCTGACCAGCATTGCCGGAAAGCGGCTGGTCATTGAAACCGGCTCAAAAACGCCTAAAAACAATCACAAGCCTAATCATATCCTCGATGCGCTTGGACATATCGGCCTTCCAGGAAAGCGGCATCCCCTCTACAGCAGCATTCAAAACATGACTGTTGCCATGACCTTTGCCATATTTCAGGCCAAAAGAACTTTAAAGCGTAAAAACAAAAAAAATCCTGTGTAA
- a CDS encoding molybdenum cofactor guanylyltransferase — MKKYKTAAILVGGKSTRMGKDKKNLVISGKALLQSIVDQLAVLFDEIIIVGCSEEEIVGIHGIAGVYPDILNISASLTGIYTALLYGQSEYVYVTACDMPNYDLTFIRYMMTLLEKNPDKTGCVTRYKEWIEPFNAFYSRELLPSAKRFLKSGRKSVFHYLSRENIFYIAEKDARIYTPDWHLFCNLNTPGDLTKHLKGVGDVSEIGRNCENYTKRRQKGF, encoded by the coding sequence ATGAAAAAGTATAAGACAGCTGCCATTCTGGTTGGCGGGAAGAGCACCAGAATGGGAAAGGATAAAAAAAATCTGGTTATTTCAGGTAAGGCGCTGCTGCAATCCATTGTAGACCAGCTGGCCGTCTTGTTTGATGAAATAATCATTGTCGGCTGTAGTGAAGAGGAGATTGTTGGTATCCACGGAATTGCAGGTGTATATCCGGATATTTTAAATATTTCGGCCTCCTTGACAGGAATTTATACCGCTTTGCTATACGGCCAGTCAGAATATGTTTATGTCACAGCCTGTGATATGCCCAATTATGACCTGACGTTTATCCGGTATATGATGACACTTTTAGAAAAAAATCCTGATAAGACAGGCTGTGTCACACGTTATAAAGAATGGATTGAGCCTTTCAATGCCTTCTATTCAAGGGAATTGCTGCCATCGGCAAAGCGTTTTTTAAAAAGCGGGAGGAAGAGCGTTTTCCATTATTTAAGCCGGGAAAATATTTTTTATATAGCAGAGAAGGATGCCCGGATTTACACGCCGGATTGGCATCTTTTTTGTAATTTAAACACCCCTGGAGATTTAACAAAGCACTTAAAAGGAGTCGGCGATGTCAGTGAAATTGGAAGAAATTGTGAGAATTACACCAAAAGGCGCCAAAAGGGTTTTTGA
- the fdhF gene encoding formate dehydrogenase subunit alpha: protein MVNLTIDNQKVSVPEGTTILNAAKEAGIDIPTLCYFKGFDPEGSCRMCLVEVVGARRLETACSTPVGEGMVVYTNNAVVRKARRFVLKMLFSDHTFDCFTCYKFGTCRFVELNGNCIEYDEIKSFGQSLEKGKPIDDSSPFYTYDPNKCILCNRCVKVCEHLQCNHVLAKCDRGYETNINPVFNMLRGDKNSNCVNCGNCIAECPTGALAPKKFMPLPYTETVETICPYCGVGCTLKLKVRDNKITDVMSVPGNVNNNLLCVKGRFAHDFVSSEDRLKTPLIRKNGVLEEATWDEAYDLIIQKLKEAVAEGPQAVAGFSSARCTNEENYLFQKFIRSVGKTNNVDHCARLCHASTVAGLAKSFGSGAMTNSIEEVDVMDVILVSGSNTTETHPVIGAKIKQRVQKGAALIVAEPRKIELAKYADVYLQIKPGTNVALFNGLMKAILDEHLEDRDFINERTENFDAFEAYLNTITVEECAEICGVDPEDMRKAARLYATRDKGGIFYSMGVTQHATGTDGVMSTANLAMMTGKIGREGCGVNPLRGQNNVQGACDMGALPGDFTGYQKTNNPDVLAKFEQAWGTELPTNAGHTITEIVDDVDKNIVKFLYIMGENPLVSDPNTNHVKEAFEKANFIVLQDIFLTETSEYADVVLPAMVYAEKDGTFTNTERRVQLLRKAVKAPGVAKEDWRIICELAQRMGAEGFNFNSSAEIMDEIASVTPSYAGVSHERLERGDRIQWPCPDKESEGTKFLHKGQFTRGKGMFNVAHYIAPEDQPDDTYPMILMTGRILQHYHTRTMTKRTAGIQQIVGDPFFEINPKTAEEHGFSEGELIQVTSPRGSVTAKAVYNQGIQENTLFMPFHYGDKGANCLTGGKVDPIAKIPPFKVCKVFLEEAK, encoded by the coding sequence ATGGTAAATTTAACAATTGACAATCAGAAAGTGAGCGTTCCCGAGGGCACGACAATCCTCAACGCCGCTAAAGAAGCAGGGATTGATATCCCGACTTTGTGCTATTTTAAAGGCTTTGATCCTGAAGGAAGCTGTAGGATGTGCCTTGTTGAAGTAGTGGGAGCCAGAAGACTGGAAACAGCTTGTTCAACACCGGTAGGCGAAGGGATGGTCGTCTATACGAATAATGCGGTCGTCCGTAAAGCGCGCCGTTTTGTCTTGAAAATGCTTTTTTCAGATCATACATTTGATTGCTTTACCTGTTACAAATTTGGCACCTGCCGTTTTGTTGAGTTGAATGGGAATTGTATCGAGTATGATGAAATAAAAAGTTTTGGTCAATCTTTGGAAAAGGGCAAACCAATCGATGATTCAAGTCCTTTTTATACATACGATCCCAATAAATGTATTTTGTGTAATCGTTGTGTCAAAGTCTGCGAACACCTTCAGTGCAATCATGTACTGGCAAAATGTGACCGCGGTTACGAGACAAATATTAATCCAGTTTTCAATATGCTGCGCGGCGATAAAAACTCAAACTGTGTAAACTGTGGGAATTGTATTGCTGAATGCCCCACGGGAGCACTAGCACCGAAAAAGTTTATGCCGCTTCCGTATACTGAAACGGTCGAAACAATTTGTCCTTATTGTGGCGTGGGCTGTACTTTGAAATTAAAGGTTCGGGATAACAAAATTACAGATGTGATGAGTGTTCCGGGCAATGTTAATAATAACCTTCTCTGTGTCAAAGGACGTTTTGCTCATGATTTTGTATCCAGTGAAGACCGCCTGAAAACACCGCTTATTCGAAAAAATGGCGTTTTGGAAGAAGCGACATGGGATGAAGCCTATGATCTGATTATTCAGAAGCTTAAAGAAGCTGTTGCGGAAGGCCCGCAGGCTGTCGCAGGCTTTTCGTCGGCCCGGTGTACTAATGAAGAAAACTATTTATTCCAGAAATTTATCCGATCGGTAGGTAAGACCAATAACGTTGACCATTGTGCGCGTCTTTGTCATGCTTCTACTGTTGCAGGTCTGGCTAAATCTTTTGGCAGCGGTGCTATGACAAACAGCATCGAAGAAGTCGACGTGATGGATGTTATTCTCGTCAGCGGGTCAAACACCACTGAGACACATCCGGTCATTGGCGCTAAGATCAAGCAGCGAGTGCAAAAAGGCGCAGCGTTGATCGTGGCAGAACCGCGAAAAATTGAGCTGGCAAAATATGCCGATGTTTACCTTCAGATCAAGCCAGGCACCAATGTTGCCCTGTTTAATGGCCTGATGAAAGCAATTTTAGATGAACACCTGGAGGACCGTGATTTTATTAACGAGCGGACAGAAAATTTTGATGCGTTTGAAGCGTACTTAAATACAATTACAGTGGAAGAATGTGCTGAAATATGTGGTGTAGATCCAGAAGATATGCGCAAGGCAGCTCGTTTATATGCAACCAGGGATAAAGGCGGCATCTTCTATTCAATGGGCGTGACTCAGCACGCTACCGGAACCGATGGTGTTATGAGCACCGCTAATCTGGCAATGATGACGGGCAAAATCGGTCGTGAAGGCTGTGGGGTCAATCCGCTTCGTGGTCAGAATAATGTCCAGGGAGCCTGCGATATGGGGGCTCTTCCAGGCGATTTCACAGGTTATCAGAAGACAAATAACCCAGATGTTCTTGCCAAATTTGAGCAGGCCTGGGGAACAGAGCTGCCGACCAATGCAGGTCACACCATTACGGAAATTGTTGATGATGTCGATAAAAACATCGTGAAGTTTTTATATATCATGGGCGAGAACCCACTGGTTTCTGATCCAAATACAAACCATGTGAAGGAGGCCTTTGAGAAGGCAAACTTTATTGTACTCCAGGATATTTTCCTGACAGAAACATCAGAATATGCGGATGTTGTTCTGCCGGCAATGGTCTATGCCGAAAAAGACGGCACATTTACCAATACCGAACGTCGTGTACAGCTGCTTAGAAAAGCGGTAAAGGCGCCTGGCGTTGCCAAAGAGGACTGGAGGATTATCTGTGAACTTGCGCAGCGTATGGGTGCTGAGGGCTTTAATTTTAACAGCTCTGCCGAAATTATGGATGAAATCGCGTCGGTTACCCCGAGCTATGCAGGCGTGTCGCATGAGCGCCTGGAACGCGGCGACCGTATCCAGTGGCCATGCCCTGACAAGGAATCAGAAGGTACGAAATTCCTGCATAAAGGACAGTTTACGCGTGGAAAGGGAATGTTCAATGTTGCGCACTACATTGCGCCGGAAGATCAGCCAGATGATACCTATCCGATGATTTTGATGACTGGGCGTATTCTGCAGCATTATCACACCCGTACAATGACGAAAAGAACCGCAGGTATCCAGCAGATTGTAGGAGATCCTTTCTTTGAAATTAATCCCAAAACAGCGGAAGAGCATGGTTTCTCAGAAGGAGAGCTTATTCAGGTAACATCGCCGAGAGGCTCTGTAACCGCCAAAGCTGTCTATAATCAAGGCATCCAGGAAAACACCCTGTTTATGCCGTTCCATTATGGGGACAAAGGCGCCAATTGTCTGACAGGCGGTAAAGTTGACCCGATCGCTAAGATTCCGCCATTCAAAGTTTGTAAAGTCTTTTTAGAAGAAGCAAAATAA